A window of Ignavibacteria bacterium contains these coding sequences:
- a CDS encoding SDR family oxidoreductase, giving the protein MKNILITGATSGIGFAALKKFDSNNSFVLAVGRNQEKLNEIKNQFNDRVEILNFDLADSSARKKLFVELNRKKIELDVVVNAAGILRSGSIEDTSLDSWNEMMEINLNSVFHIMNLSIPFLEKRKGNIVNVSSVTGLRSFPNVLAYCVSKAALDQLTRCAALELAPKGIRVNAVNPGVVVTNIHKASGMDESAYQAFLERSKATHPIGRVGISDEIADLIFYLSSSEASWITGNTVSIDGGRNLTCAR; this is encoded by the coding sequence ATGAAAAATATTCTTATCACAGGCGCAACAAGCGGAATTGGTTTTGCAGCGCTGAAAAAGTTTGACTCTAATAATTCTTTTGTGCTCGCAGTTGGACGAAATCAAGAGAAGCTTAATGAAATTAAAAATCAATTCAATGATCGTGTGGAGATTTTAAATTTTGATCTAGCCGATTCTTCAGCGCGGAAAAAGTTATTCGTTGAGCTTAATAGAAAAAAAATTGAGCTGGACGTAGTTGTAAACGCTGCGGGCATCTTAAGAAGTGGTTCAATTGAGGATACTTCTCTAGATTCATGGAATGAAATGATGGAAATCAACTTAAACTCAGTTTTTCATATTATGAATTTATCCATTCCATTTCTTGAAAAGCGAAAGGGAAATATTGTTAACGTATCGAGTGTAACTGGTTTAAGAAGTTTTCCAAATGTTTTGGCATATTGTGTGAGCAAAGCAGCTTTGGATCAATTAACAAGGTGTGCGGCTCTCGAGCTTGCTCCTAAAGGAATTCGCGTCAACGCTGTTAATCCGGGCGTAGTTGTCACAAATATTCACAAAGCATCTGGGATGGACGAAAGTGCTTATCAAGCATTTTTAGAAAGAAGCAAAGCAACTCATCCAATCGGACGTGTTGGTATTTCAGATGAGATTGCAGATTTGATTTTTTACTTATCTTCATCGGAAGCTTCCTGGATCACTGGGAACACAGTTTCAATTGATGGTGGTAGAAATTTAACTTGTGCACGATGA
- the thpR gene encoding RNA 2',3'-cyclic phosphodiesterase codes for MKHRMFFAVNLSERCRSRIFSLMNEFKNYSEPIKWESFEKLHITTLFLGDIDTSVIPILVQSVKMKLEVIGNTEIYFQSLGAFPNFKNPKVIWIGIKENLAIERIGLELASCASQIGIEVEERNFHPHVTIGRVKGRISPAFIDKLRDYSFESFIERINSVELMKSELDRFGSKYYIHKKFNLREN; via the coding sequence ATGAAGCATAGAATGTTTTTTGCTGTAAATTTATCTGAAAGATGCAGGTCTCGAATCTTCTCTCTCATGAATGAATTTAAAAACTATTCTGAACCAATAAAGTGGGAATCGTTTGAGAAACTTCACATCACAACATTATTTCTTGGGGATATTGATACGTCTGTAATTCCAATTTTAGTTCAAAGTGTAAAAATGAAACTTGAAGTTATTGGTAATACAGAAATTTATTTTCAAAGTTTGGGTGCTTTCCCGAATTTTAAAAATCCGAAAGTAATTTGGATCGGCATTAAAGAAAATCTAGCAATCGAGAGAATTGGTCTAGAGTTGGCAAGCTGCGCCAGTCAAATTGGCATCGAAGTTGAGGAGCGAAATTTTCATCCCCATGTTACAATCGGACGGGTAAAAGGTAGGATATCACCAGCATTTATTGATAAATTAAGAGATTATAGTTTCGAATCTTTCATCGAAAGGATTAATTCTGTAGAATTAATGAAAAGTGAATTGGATAGATTCGGCTCAAAATATTATATTCATAAAAAATTTAATCTTAGGGAGAATTAA
- the recA gene encoding recombinase RecA yields the protein MADERDEKLRSLKDTIALIEKNYGKGAIMRLGDFALPAIDVISTGSISLDFALGVGGVPRGRIVEIYGPESSGKTTTCLHVIAEAQKNNGLAAIIDAEHAFDINYAKKLGVDTNNLILSQPDFGEQALEIVDSLIRSNAMDVIVIDSVAALVPRSEIEGDMGDAHMAMQARLMSQALRKITGAISKSNTCVIFTNQLRSKIGIVFGNPETTTGGNALKFYASVRMDIRRIGVIKEGTDVIGNRVKVKVVKSKVAPPFKEVEFDILFNEGISKAGELIDLATEHEIVQKSGSWFTFEGDRFQGREQFKSKLLEDPKLLDLLDRKVREDLGLLKKEEVKEEEPSKKSKSEKNK from the coding sequence ATGGCAGACGAGAGAGATGAAAAATTAAGATCGCTTAAAGATACAATTGCATTAATCGAAAAAAATTATGGCAAAGGTGCAATAATGCGGCTAGGTGATTTCGCATTACCAGCTATTGATGTTATTTCAACTGGCTCAATTTCACTTGACTTTGCATTGGGAGTTGGTGGTGTCCCACGCGGAAGAATAGTAGAAATATACGGACCGGAATCTTCAGGCAAAACTACTACCTGTTTACATGTAATTGCAGAAGCGCAAAAAAATAATGGTTTAGCTGCGATTATTGATGCTGAGCATGCCTTCGATATTAACTATGCCAAAAAATTAGGTGTAGATACAAATAATTTAATTTTATCGCAGCCGGATTTCGGTGAACAGGCTTTGGAGATAGTAGATTCACTTATTCGAAGCAATGCAATGGATGTAATTGTAATCGATTCTGTTGCAGCACTTGTGCCGCGTTCTGAAATTGAAGGGGATATGGGAGATGCTCACATGGCGATGCAAGCAAGATTGATGTCGCAAGCATTACGAAAAATTACTGGAGCAATTTCAAAATCAAATACATGCGTGATTTTTACGAATCAATTGAGAAGCAAAATTGGAATTGTTTTCGGTAATCCAGAAACAACTACCGGAGGAAACGCTTTAAAGTTCTATGCTTCAGTTAGAATGGATATTAGAAGAATAGGTGTGATTAAAGAAGGAACTGATGTAATCGGCAATAGAGTTAAAGTTAAAGTTGTGAAGAGTAAAGTTGCTCCCCCATTCAAGGAAGTTGAGTTCGATATACTTTTCAATGAGGGAATCTCAAAAGCAGGAGAATTGATTGATCTTGCAACAGAGCATGAAATTGTGCAAAAAAGTGGTTCTTGGTTTACATTCGAAGGAGATAGATTTCAAGGTCGCGAACAATTTAAATCAAAATTGTTGGAGGATCCAAAACTTCTGGATTTATTAGATAGAAAAGTTCGTGAGGACCTTGGTCTCTTGAAAAAGGAAGAAGTTAAAGAAGAAGAACCAAGTAAAAAGTCCAAGTCTGAAAAGAATAAATGA
- a CDS encoding competence/damage-inducible protein A — MNRIGIISIGDEILIGQTLNTNAAYIGEKLTSLGFEVVTSSVVGDKKSAIFNTLDTVHADSDFIFITGGLGPTHDDITRDSITEYFNTELIFNESVLRRIEERFQKREREMPTVNRQQAYVPRIANVIENLVGTAPGFDISHEGKVYFVMPGVPSEMKSMMENYILPIMRKLANEKKLFYRQKLIHTTGIPESSLFELLGDIKSWLGNCKLAFLPSQYGVKMRISCSGTSASEIESEIKKAEKKITDLAGGFIYSCDDLLIEEVIGKILAERNLTIAVAESCTGGIIADRLTNISGSSKYFMQGVISYSNDAKIQTLGVSVDSIIKYGSVSEQVSIEMARGVKNISSTNIGLSVTGIMGPSGGTKTKPVGLVYIGYVDDEKVKVVRHRFAENRIRNKERTSQAALELVRRMLLGIEDEA, encoded by the coding sequence ATGAATCGTATTGGAATCATTTCTATTGGTGATGAAATTTTAATTGGTCAAACTCTGAATACTAATGCTGCTTACATTGGTGAGAAATTGACATCTCTTGGATTTGAAGTTGTAACAAGCTCAGTTGTTGGAGATAAAAAATCAGCAATATTCAACACACTCGATACTGTTCATGCCGATTCAGATTTTATTTTCATCACTGGTGGCTTAGGTCCTACTCACGATGATATTACTCGTGATTCAATAACAGAGTATTTTAATACTGAATTAATATTTAATGAATCTGTGCTAAGAAGAATTGAAGAGCGTTTTCAAAAACGTGAGAGAGAAATGCCAACAGTGAACCGGCAGCAAGCCTATGTTCCGAGGATTGCTAATGTGATTGAAAATCTTGTAGGAACTGCTCCTGGCTTTGATATTTCCCACGAAGGTAAAGTCTATTTTGTAATGCCTGGTGTCCCTTCCGAAATGAAAAGTATGATGGAAAATTATATCCTTCCAATAATGCGAAAGCTTGCCAACGAGAAAAAGTTATTTTATCGGCAAAAATTGATTCACACTACAGGCATTCCAGAATCTAGTTTATTTGAATTGCTCGGAGATATAAAAAGTTGGTTAGGAAATTGTAAACTTGCGTTTCTCCCAAGTCAATACGGTGTTAAGATGAGAATCTCTTGTTCAGGAACATCAGCATCTGAAATTGAATCAGAAATCAAAAAAGCGGAAAAGAAAATTACTGATTTGGCTGGTGGATTCATTTATTCTTGTGATGACCTCTTGATAGAGGAAGTAATTGGAAAAATTCTTGCAGAGAGAAATTTAACAATTGCAGTTGCTGAATCCTGCACTGGAGGAATTATTGCTGACCGTCTCACAAACATTTCAGGAAGCAGTAAGTATTTTATGCAAGGAGTGATTTCGTATTCTAATGACGCAAAGATCCAAACTTTAGGCGTTAGTGTTGACAGCATTATTAAATACGGATCTGTTAGTGAACAAGTCTCAATTGAGATGGCTCGTGGTGTGAAAAATATCTCTTCGACAAATATTGGACTCTCTGTAACCGGAATCATGGGACCTTCAGGTGGAACGAAGACAAAACCGGTAGGTTTGGTTTATATTGGATATGTTGATGACGAAAAGGTAAAGGTTGTCAGACACAGATTTGCTGAGAACAGAATCAGAAATAAAGAAAGAACCTCTCAAGCGGCTCTCGAACTTGTAAGAAGAATGCTACTTGGAATTGAAGATGAAGCATAG
- a CDS encoding phosphatidylglycerophosphatase A: MKSPKYLSEKIALSLSTFFSVGYFPFASGTVASFFALIIYWIIPGFEKIGILTVLIVIFSILGIWSGTIGEKKFGYDPPQVVIDEVVGMWISLLFIPKTIILSALSFFLFRMFDIVKPYPANVSQSLKGGYGIMMDDIIAGIYTILTIQLIIYFFPDIIIL; this comes from the coding sequence ATGAAATCACCCAAATACTTATCCGAAAAAATCGCCCTCTCATTATCAACCTTTTTCTCGGTTGGATATTTTCCATTTGCGTCTGGCACAGTTGCTTCATTCTTTGCATTAATTATTTACTGGATTATTCCGGGTTTTGAAAAAATTGGAATATTAACCGTTTTAATAGTCATATTCTCTATTCTTGGTATATGGTCCGGCACGATAGGCGAGAAAAAATTCGGATACGATCCCCCACAAGTGGTTATCGATGAAGTAGTTGGAATGTGGATTTCACTGCTGTTCATTCCCAAAACTATAATACTCTCTGCTTTGAGTTTTTTCCTATTTAGAATGTTTGATATAGTTAAACCGTATCCTGCAAACGTTAGCCAAAGTTTGAAAGGTGGTTATGGTATCATGATGGATGATATCATTGCCGGGATTTATACCATTTTAACAATTCAACTGATAATATATTTTTTTCCTGATATAATAATTTTATGA
- a CDS encoding glycosyl hydrolase: MKLKIFSLIVFLLLPLCLLAQKKVEKKDSIDASTFAGLKWRNIGPAITSGRIADFAVNPNNFSEYYVAVASGHIWKTQNAGTTYEPVFDNYGAYAIGCLAIDPNNAHVVWAGTGENNHQRALGYGDGVYKSIDGGKSWKNMGLKDSRQIGKIVIDPRNSNIVFVAAEGSVWGPGGDRGLYKTIDGGKTWKKVLNVSENTGVNNLIYDPRNPDVMYATSEQRRRHVFTKIGGGPESAVYKSVDEGETWEKIMNGLPKVDIGGMGIDISPVNPDVIYLILEAADNQSGFYRSTNRGASWEKRSDHHESGQYYNEIFCDPKNVDKVYSVETISHVTVDGGKSWKALSNRGRHVDDHAMWINPNNTDHYLIGGDGGVYETFDCGETYNFKANLPVTQFYRVNVDNSFPFYFVYGGTQDNNSMGGPSQTLNSTGIVNNDWFATNGGDGFWTAIDPDDPNIVYAESQYAGMVRYDKQSGETIRIRPEPRKGENTYRWNWDTPFFISPHNKTRLYCAANKVFRSEDRGNSWESISEDLTAQIDRNSFPVMGKYWSVDAVAKDKSTSLYGTIVSMSESPVKENLLYVGTDDGLIQVSEDGKTWRKISEFPGIPENTYVSDIYPSRFDENIVYASFNNIKRDDFKPYVLVSRDKGKTWKSISNNLPENGTVHTIEQDFINPNLIFVGTEFSIFFSTDGGEKWNKLNSGLPTISVRDMVIQKRESDLVIATFGRGFYILDDYSPLRQVKKEMIDSEAHIFPIKDALMYVPSFTLGALGSSYYAASNPEFGATFTYYIKEVPKTLKQIRKEKEKELFKDGKPIPQPSNEELQKEDLELSPYLIFTIFDEAGQVVRKLTKSASKGIQRLTWDMRYQSTSPVSVSEKFEPTSKTQSGTLALPGKYKVSFSLVTRDGMKELVSPVEFNCVTLRNTTLPADSREELVLFQKKATSLARTVQGTHRFINELTKRVDNLKQVILNTPDALFEMMTRANNISDKLNELLLNFERKSKFPSTEENPPSPVTINERLRTLAYTHWRSTSNLTKNEQVAYDVLAEDFPPILARVKNIYEVDIKKLEADLEKIAAPWTPGRVPELEVK, translated from the coding sequence ATGAAATTAAAAATATTTTCTTTGATTGTATTTCTCCTTCTTCCACTGTGCCTTTTAGCACAAAAGAAAGTAGAAAAAAAAGATTCCATTGACGCTTCAACATTCGCAGGATTAAAGTGGAGAAACATCGGACCAGCTATTACCTCCGGTCGTATTGCTGACTTCGCTGTGAATCCAAATAATTTCAGTGAATATTATGTTGCAGTCGCAAGCGGGCATATCTGGAAAACACAAAATGCTGGAACAACTTATGAACCTGTTTTTGATAACTATGGAGCTTATGCAATCGGATGTTTGGCTATCGATCCTAATAATGCACATGTTGTCTGGGCTGGAACAGGAGAGAATAACCATCAACGCGCATTAGGTTATGGAGATGGAGTCTACAAAAGCATTGACGGTGGAAAATCATGGAAGAATATGGGGCTTAAAGATTCCAGACAAATTGGAAAAATTGTTATCGATCCAAGAAATTCTAACATTGTTTTTGTTGCTGCAGAAGGTTCGGTTTGGGGACCAGGAGGTGATCGTGGATTGTATAAAACTATCGATGGAGGAAAAACTTGGAAGAAAGTCTTGAATGTCAGCGAAAACACCGGTGTAAATAATTTGATCTACGATCCAAGGAATCCGGATGTCATGTACGCAACCTCGGAACAAAGAAGACGTCACGTTTTCACTAAAATAGGAGGCGGACCTGAATCAGCTGTATATAAATCAGTTGACGAAGGTGAAACTTGGGAAAAAATAATGAACGGACTTCCGAAGGTCGATATAGGTGGAATGGGAATAGATATTTCACCAGTTAATCCTGATGTTATTTACTTAATTCTTGAAGCTGCTGATAATCAAAGCGGATTCTATCGTTCCACAAATCGAGGAGCATCTTGGGAAAAAAGAAGTGATCATCACGAGTCTGGTCAATACTACAATGAAATTTTCTGCGATCCGAAAAATGTTGACAAGGTTTATTCAGTTGAAACTATCTCGCATGTTACAGTTGATGGAGGAAAGTCCTGGAAAGCTCTCAGTAATAGAGGTCGTCACGTAGACGATCATGCAATGTGGATTAATCCAAATAATACGGATCACTATCTTATTGGGGGCGATGGAGGTGTATATGAGACTTTTGATTGCGGCGAAACTTATAATTTTAAAGCTAATCTCCCAGTAACACAATTTTACAGGGTAAATGTTGATAATAGTTTTCCTTTTTACTTTGTTTATGGTGGAACTCAGGATAACAACAGCATGGGAGGACCATCTCAAACTTTGAATTCAACTGGAATAGTAAATAATGATTGGTTCGCAACAAATGGAGGGGATGGTTTTTGGACAGCAATCGATCCAGATGATCCGAATATTGTCTACGCCGAGTCCCAGTACGCTGGAATGGTTCGTTATGATAAACAAAGCGGGGAAACAATTCGCATTCGTCCCGAACCACGCAAGGGTGAAAACACATACCGCTGGAATTGGGATACGCCTTTTTTCATTAGTCCGCATAATAAAACAAGATTGTATTGTGCCGCTAACAAAGTTTTCCGCAGTGAAGATCGCGGCAATAGCTGGGAATCCATCAGCGAGGATCTAACCGCTCAAATTGATCGAAACTCATTTCCAGTCATGGGAAAATATTGGAGTGTTGATGCGGTAGCAAAAGATAAATCAACTTCACTATATGGAACGATTGTATCGATGAGTGAGTCGCCAGTTAAAGAGAATCTTCTCTATGTTGGAACCGATGATGGTTTGATCCAAGTTTCTGAAGATGGAAAAACATGGAGAAAGATTTCGGAGTTTCCTGGAATTCCCGAAAACACTTATGTAAGTGATATTTATCCTTCAAGATTTGATGAAAACATAGTCTATGCAAGCTTTAATAATATCAAGCGAGACGATTTCAAGCCATACGTGCTTGTAAGTAGAGATAAAGGAAAAACTTGGAAGTCCATCTCAAACAATCTGCCTGAAAATGGAACCGTTCATACAATTGAACAAGATTTCATTAATCCAAATCTGATTTTTGTCGGAACTGAGTTCAGCATATTTTTCAGTACTGACGGAGGCGAAAAATGGAATAAACTAAATTCTGGTTTGCCAACTATCTCAGTTAGAGATATGGTGATCCAAAAAAGAGAAAGTGATCTTGTAATAGCAACTTTTGGGAGAGGTTTTTATATCCTTGATGACTATTCCCCTCTTCGCCAAGTTAAAAAAGAAATGATTGATAGCGAAGCACATATCTTCCCGATAAAAGATGCATTGATGTACGTTCCCTCTTTTACATTAGGTGCCTTGGGCTCATCTTATTATGCAGCTTCAAATCCAGAATTTGGTGCAACATTCACTTATTATATTAAAGAAGTTCCAAAGACTCTAAAACAAATTAGAAAAGAGAAGGAAAAAGAATTATTTAAAGATGGAAAACCAATCCCACAGCCATCCAATGAGGAATTGCAAAAAGAAGATCTAGAACTTTCTCCTTATTTGATATTTACGATCTTTGATGAAGCAGGGCAAGTTGTTCGTAAACTTACCAAATCGGCTTCTAAAGGCATCCAAAGACTAACGTGGGATATGCGGTATCAATCGACCTCACCGGTATCCGTTTCTGAAAAATTTGAACCGACATCGAAAACTCAAAGCGGAACACTCGCATTGCCAGGAAAATATAAAGTTTCTTTTTCTCTTGTTACTCGTGATGGAATGAAAGAATTAGTCTCTCCAGTTGAATTTAATTGTGTGACGCTGCGTAACACAACTCTCCCAGCAGATTCCAGAGAAGAGCTAGTGCTATTTCAGAAAAAGGCAACATCACTCGCTCGGACGGTTCAAGGTACGCATAGATTTATAAACGAGTTGACGAAAAGAGTCGATAATTTGAAACAGGTTATTTTGAACACTCCAGATGCACTATTTGAAATGATGACAAGAGCAAATAACATTTCTGATAAGCTTAATGAACTACTTTTAAATTTTGAAAGAAAATCTAAATTCCCAAGCACAGAGGAAAATCCACCTTCTCCAGTTACTATAAATGAAAGATTAAGAACACTTGCTTATACACATTGGCGTTCAACCTCAAATCTTACGAAGAATGAACAAGTAGCATATGACGTTTTGGCCGAAGATTTTCCACCAATATTAGCCAGAGTTAAAAATATTTATGAGGTTGATATTAAAAAGCTGGAAGCGGATTTAGAAAAAATTGCCGCACCTTGGACACCAGGAAGAGTTCCCGAGTTGGAAGTGAAGTAA
- the pgsA gene encoding CDP-diacylglycerol--glycerol-3-phosphate 3-phosphatidyltransferase has translation MTIPNQLTILRIILAPIFAWFFLSSNLLFHQISLLVFIIAALTDWYDGWLARKFNYMSNLGKFLDPLADKILTSVGFIVFIFVGVLELWMVVVIVVRDLMITILRIFAQYKNQSFSTSFLAKVKTFTQMVFLYYILVLYIGKSVNFLKFIPRWVFEILLNQQLIYYTMLAVTLLTFYTGISYLYSNRYNIEKILRN, from the coding sequence ATGACAATTCCAAATCAGCTTACAATTTTGCGAATAATTTTGGCACCGATTTTTGCATGGTTTTTTCTTTCGTCGAATTTATTGTTCCATCAGATCTCGCTATTAGTCTTTATTATTGCAGCGCTGACGGACTGGTACGATGGCTGGCTCGCAAGAAAATTCAATTACATGTCGAATCTTGGAAAATTTTTAGATCCTCTTGCTGATAAAATATTAACTTCTGTAGGATTCATTGTGTTCATTTTTGTCGGTGTTTTAGAGTTGTGGATGGTGGTTGTAATCGTTGTACGAGATTTAATGATTACAATTTTAAGAATATTTGCTCAATATAAAAATCAATCGTTCAGCACTTCGTTTTTGGCTAAAGTAAAAACTTTTACTCAAATGGTTTTTCTATATTACATTTTAGTACTTTATATAGGAAAAAGTGTAAACTTTCTTAAATTCATTCCAAGATGGGTTTTTGAAATTCTTCTTAATCAGCAGCTTATTTATTATACGATGCTGGCAGTTACACTTTTAACATTTTATACTGGTATTAGTTACTTGTACAGTAATCGATATAACATTGAAAAAATTTTAAGAAATTAG
- a CDS encoding phosphoribosylaminoimidazolesuccinocarboxamide synthase: protein MKMKVITETNFENLKVVHRGKVRDIYDLGETLLFVATDRISAFDVVFNEGIPYKGYVLTQLSLFWFDVLSDICKNHLITSNVAEYPKICHQYESELEGRSLLVKKVNIVPIECIVRGYLSGSGWNEYCENQSICEIELPHGLIESQELPNPIFTPSTKAEIGKHDLNIPFLKVVEILGVNVAEELREKTIKIYNHAAAIASQKGIIIADTKLEFGILDGKIILADEVLTPDSSRFWLKDKYIAGKSQDSLDKQFLRDYLLSINFNKQPPAPALPKEIIQTTSQKYIEILNLLTA, encoded by the coding sequence ATGAAGATGAAAGTTATCACCGAGACAAATTTTGAAAATCTTAAAGTAGTCCATCGTGGGAAGGTGAGAGATATATATGATCTTGGAGAAACTTTATTGTTTGTAGCAACTGACCGTATTTCTGCATTCGATGTCGTCTTTAATGAGGGAATTCCTTATAAAGGATATGTTCTCACGCAATTGTCACTTTTCTGGTTTGATGTACTTTCTGACATTTGTAAAAATCACCTTATTACATCAAATGTTGCTGAGTATCCAAAAATCTGTCACCAATATGAAAGTGAATTAGAAGGGAGATCACTTCTCGTTAAGAAGGTAAATATTGTCCCTATCGAATGTATTGTACGAGGTTATTTGTCTGGTTCGGGTTGGAACGAGTATTGCGAGAATCAATCAATTTGCGAAATTGAATTACCACATGGCTTAATTGAATCGCAAGAACTTCCGAATCCGATTTTTACCCCTTCAACTAAAGCGGAGATCGGTAAACACGATTTAAATATTCCGTTCTTAAAAGTAGTAGAAATTCTTGGAGTTAATGTTGCTGAAGAGTTGCGAGAAAAGACAATCAAAATTTACAACCATGCCGCTGCCATTGCTTCACAAAAGGGAATCATTATTGCTGATACTAAACTTGAATTCGGTATTCTCGATGGGAAAATAATTTTAGCGGACGAAGTGCTGACTCCAGATTCTTCACGATTTTGGCTAAAGGATAAATATATCGCTGGTAAAAGTCAGGACAGTCTGGATAAACAATTCCTAAGGGATTATTTATTAAGTATAAATTTCAATAAACAGCCACCGGCACCAGCGCTGCCCAAAGAGATAATCCAGACTACAAGTCAAAAGTATATAGAGATTTTAAATCTTCTAACTGCATAA
- a CDS encoding aminotransferase class V-fold PLP-dependent enzyme — MKNSQLKKRLNSIVDNYFQYESNWSIFISPDYLEHFSKSENVLNLLNKKLTGTYPFFHPFYAGQMLKPPIEVASLAYFSAMMLNPNNHALDGGPSTSQLEKETVDAIAKMVGYKKYLGHLTSSGTIANLEGLWISKMLNPKSYFAICENAHYTHTRLSQVLNFKYKIIKMNDRGQMDIDHLIKIIKRGHIGTVIVTLGTTGFGALDPLHEILSLQKHYNFRIHVDAAYGGFFKILQNEGSKLIDSKPFKFLNRADSIVIDPHKHGLQPYGCGCILFRDPSVGKFYKHDSPYTYFTSKKLHLGEVSIECSRAGASAAALWATLKIFPLKTKAGLYKFLTSSRKAAIKFQLLVNNSSKLRLIVQPELDIVNFFPMQKSTANISRICNKIFKKLMERKVKPIYLSKYRIDSDFFVKLNPSIKKNSKEVVILRSALMKPEHEHYVNEIFSEIEKLS, encoded by the coding sequence ATGAAAAATAGTCAGTTGAAAAAAAGATTGAACTCTATCGTTGATAATTATTTTCAGTACGAGTCCAATTGGTCAATTTTTATCTCACCTGATTACCTTGAGCACTTTTCTAAATCTGAAAACGTATTAAATCTTCTAAATAAAAAACTAACAGGCACTTATCCATTTTTTCATCCATTCTATGCTGGTCAAATGTTAAAGCCGCCTATCGAAGTTGCATCACTTGCTTATTTCTCAGCAATGATGTTGAATCCAAATAATCACGCACTCGATGGAGGACCATCGACCAGTCAATTGGAAAAAGAAACTGTCGACGCCATAGCAAAGATGGTAGGTTATAAAAAATATCTTGGTCATTTAACTTCGAGCGGGACGATTGCCAATTTGGAGGGATTATGGATTTCGAAAATGCTGAATCCCAAATCTTATTTCGCTATCTGCGAAAATGCTCATTACACTCATACGCGATTGTCTCAAGTATTAAATTTTAAATACAAAATCATCAAAATGAATGATCGTGGACAAATGGACATCGATCATCTTATAAAAATAATTAAAAGAGGTCATATTGGAACTGTAATCGTAACACTTGGAACAACAGGATTTGGGGCTTTGGATCCGCTTCATGAAATATTAAGTCTACAGAAACATTATAACTTCAGAATACATGTTGACGCAGCATATGGAGGCTTCTTCAAAATCCTTCAAAACGAAGGGTCAAAACTTATTGATTCAAAACCATTTAAATTTCTAAATCGAGCTGATAGTATTGTAATTGATCCGCATAAACATGGATTGCAGCCCTATGGCTGTGGATGCATTTTATTCAGAGATCCAAGCGTCGGTAAATTTTATAAACACGATTCACCGTATACTTACTTCACTTCGAAAAAATTACATTTAGGAGAAGTGAGCATCGAATGTTCACGAGCTGGTGCTTCGGCAGCGGCATTGTGGGCAACATTAAAAATATTCCCATTGAAAACAAAAGCTGGTCTTTATAAATTTCTTACAAGCTCACGCAAGGCAGCAATCAAATTCCAACTGCTTGTAAATAATAGTTCTAAACTGCGATTAATAGTTCAACCCGAATTGGATATTGTTAACTTTTTTCCTATGCAAAAATCCACAGCTAATATAAGCAGAATATGTAACAAGATTTTCAAAAAACTGATGGAGAGAAAAGTAAAGCCAATTTACCTTAGCAAGTACCGAATCGATTCTGACTTTTTTGTAAAACTTAACCCATCTATCAAAAAGAATTCAAAAGAGGTTGTTATTTTAAGATCAGCATTGATGAAACCTGAACATGAGCATTACGTAAACGAAATTTTTAGCGAAATTGAAAAATTGTCCTGA